Proteins encoded together in one Streptomyces sp. NBC_01408 window:
- a CDS encoding carboxylesterase/lipase family protein, whose product MPPRTARAHRSPTGRGATRCSAPTARPPFDEDCLTLNVWTPGADAAKRPVLVWIHGGGFISGSGSLPVYSGDTFARDGDLVVVTVNYRLGPLGYLYFGEDGAGGNFWLTDQLAALNWVRDNIAAFGGDPDNITVAGQSGGALSVAALAGTRPKGRPLFRRAILQSPPLGLKIPTRAESLQRTALYLDILGVKNVAELRAVPWPRLIAATFDMFGRTGRWGYWSTPFLPVIDGATLDRDPADLLLSGAGADIDVLIGWTREEANFAFALSEPYVAATKDQVIARARDTFGNRAAQAYTAYEEARPGARPVDVLMDLISDDLFRMPAVALAERRAARGRPVWAYQFNLPTPAHDGQLAAAHCLELPFVFDNFDKWSHAPFLTGLNPRIREGLAATVHASWISFIRTGDPNHHPMPRWDRYDRDSRTTMALDSVTTAVDDIAGYWRRLHHPATP is encoded by the coding sequence ATGCCACCGCGTACGGCCCGAGCGCACCGCAGCCCTACCGGGAGGGGGGCGACCAGGTGCTCGGCACCCACGGCGCGCCCCCCCTTCGACGAGGACTGCCTCACGCTCAACGTCTGGACCCCCGGGGCCGATGCCGCCAAGCGGCCGGTGCTGGTGTGGATCCACGGCGGCGGCTTCATCTCCGGATCCGGCTCGCTGCCCGTCTACTCCGGCGACACCTTCGCACGCGATGGCGACCTCGTCGTCGTGACCGTCAACTACCGCCTCGGCCCGCTGGGTTACCTCTACTTCGGCGAGGACGGTGCCGGGGGGAACTTCTGGCTCACCGACCAACTCGCCGCACTGAACTGGGTACGTGACAACATCGCCGCGTTCGGCGGCGACCCGGACAACATCACCGTCGCCGGCCAGTCCGGCGGCGCCCTGTCCGTCGCGGCGCTGGCCGGCACCCGGCCCAAGGGCCGCCCCCTGTTCCGCCGCGCCATCCTGCAGAGCCCCCCGCTCGGGCTGAAGATCCCCACCCGCGCCGAATCGCTCCAGCGCACCGCCCTCTACCTGGACATCCTCGGCGTCAAGAACGTGGCGGAACTACGGGCCGTGCCCTGGCCGCGCCTGATCGCCGCCACCTTCGACATGTTCGGCCGCACCGGACGGTGGGGCTACTGGTCGACCCCGTTCCTGCCGGTCATCGACGGGGCCACGCTGGACCGAGACCCCGCCGACCTGCTGCTCAGCGGTGCCGGGGCGGACATCGACGTCCTGATCGGCTGGACCAGGGAAGAGGCGAACTTCGCCTTCGCGCTCAGCGAGCCGTACGTCGCCGCGACCAAGGACCAGGTGATCGCCCGGGCCCGGGACACCTTCGGGAATCGGGCGGCCCAGGCCTACACCGCGTACGAGGAGGCCCGGCCGGGCGCCCGGCCGGTGGACGTGCTCATGGACCTGATCAGCGACGACCTGTTCCGCATGCCCGCCGTGGCCCTCGCCGAGCGGCGGGCGGCCCGCGGCCGTCCGGTCTGGGCCTACCAGTTCAACCTCCCGACGCCCGCGCACGACGGTCAACTCGCGGCCGCGCACTGCCTGGAGCTGCCCTTCGTGTTCGACAACTTCGACAAGTGGTCGCACGCCCCCTTCCTGACGGGGCTGAACCCCAGGATCCGCGAGGGTCTCGCCGCGACCGTGCACGCGTCCTGGATCTCCTTCATCCGCACCGGCGACCCCAACCACCACCCCATGCCGCGGTGGGACCGCTACGACCGGGACTCCCGCACGACCATGGCCCTCGACTCGGTCACCACCGCCGTCGACGACATAGCGGGGTACTGGCGCCGCCTGCACCACCCGGCGACACCGTAG
- a CDS encoding glycoside hydrolase family 3 N-terminal domain-containing protein gives MAHTPAARPRVLTAPDGTPFRDLNGNGVMEPYEDPGLPVAERVADLLQRMTPEEKAGLLFQTMVAINPDGSLVEPEPGAPDDDPMRASTSAMVTGKLMNHFNLFGAAAPRRMAEWNNRLQDLAATTRLGIPVTISTDPRNGFVDNPAASVHTEGFSLWPEPPGLAAVGDEELVRAHADIVRQEYLAVGIRLALHPTADLATEPRWPRVLGTFGSDAEVAARMVGAYVRGLQGETLGTRSVSAMTKHFPGAGPQLNGEDAHFPYGREQVYPGGNFDYHLIPFEAAFAAGTSQVMPYYAMPVGTPYDEVGFGFNKGVVTGLLREKYGFDGIVCTDWGLVTDTQIFGAPFPARAWGVEDLDRLTRVERILDAGADQLGGEAAPDLVVELVRTGRVTAERVDASVSRLLREKFVLGLFDDPYVDPDAAARICGSPEFTAAGLAAQSRSITVLKDRPAGAPAPLLPLAPGTLVYTEGIDRAVAAQYATVVETPQEAEVAVLRIAAPYDKERTAGFESFFRAGRLDFTEDELRPVLDVASAVPTVVDIFLDRAAVIPEIADRAAALVADFGASDTALLDVLFGRVKAGGRLPFELARSMESVVAGHEDVPDDSGDPLFPYGHGLRLG, from the coding sequence ATGGCACACACTCCGGCGGCCCGGCCGCGCGTCCTCACCGCTCCGGACGGCACGCCGTTCCGCGATCTCAACGGCAACGGCGTCATGGAGCCGTACGAAGACCCCGGCCTCCCCGTGGCCGAGCGGGTCGCGGACCTCCTCCAGCGCATGACGCCGGAGGAGAAGGCGGGCCTCCTGTTCCAGACCATGGTCGCCATCAACCCGGACGGCTCCCTGGTCGAACCGGAGCCGGGCGCGCCCGACGACGACCCGATGCGCGCCTCCACCTCCGCGATGGTGACCGGCAAGCTGATGAACCACTTCAACCTGTTCGGGGCGGCGGCGCCGCGCCGCATGGCCGAGTGGAACAACCGCCTCCAGGACCTCGCCGCCACGACGCGCCTCGGGATCCCGGTGACCATATCCACCGACCCCCGCAACGGATTCGTCGACAACCCCGCAGCGAGCGTGCACACCGAGGGCTTCTCCCTGTGGCCCGAACCGCCCGGCCTGGCCGCCGTCGGCGACGAGGAACTCGTGCGCGCACACGCCGACATCGTCCGCCAGGAGTACCTCGCGGTCGGCATCCGCCTCGCCCTCCACCCGACGGCCGACCTGGCCACCGAGCCCCGCTGGCCACGGGTCCTGGGCACCTTCGGCTCCGACGCCGAAGTCGCCGCCCGCATGGTCGGCGCGTACGTCCGGGGCCTCCAGGGCGAGACGCTCGGCACCCGCAGCGTCTCGGCCATGACCAAGCACTTCCCCGGAGCCGGACCGCAGCTGAACGGCGAGGACGCGCACTTCCCGTACGGGCGCGAACAGGTCTACCCCGGCGGTAACTTCGACTACCACCTGATCCCCTTCGAGGCCGCCTTCGCCGCGGGCACCTCGCAGGTCATGCCCTACTACGCCATGCCCGTCGGCACGCCCTACGACGAGGTCGGCTTCGGCTTCAACAAGGGCGTCGTCACCGGACTGCTCCGCGAGAAGTACGGATTCGACGGCATCGTCTGCACCGACTGGGGCCTGGTCACCGACACGCAGATCTTCGGAGCGCCCTTCCCCGCACGCGCCTGGGGCGTGGAGGACCTCGACCGGCTCACCCGGGTGGAACGCATCCTCGACGCCGGAGCCGACCAGCTCGGTGGCGAGGCCGCCCCCGACCTCGTCGTGGAACTCGTCCGCACCGGCCGGGTGACGGCCGAGCGCGTCGACGCCTCCGTCAGCCGCCTGCTGCGGGAGAAGTTCGTACTCGGCCTCTTCGACGATCCCTACGTGGACCCCGATGCCGCCGCCCGGATCTGCGGGAGCCCCGAGTTCACCGCGGCCGGCCTCGCCGCCCAGAGCCGCTCGATCACCGTCCTCAAGGACCGCCCCGCCGGCGCCCCGGCACCGCTGCTGCCGCTCGCGCCCGGGACCCTGGTCTACACCGAGGGCATCGACCGGGCCGTCGCCGCCCAGTACGCGACCGTCGTGGAGACACCGCAGGAGGCCGAGGTCGCGGTGCTGCGCATCGCGGCCCCGTACGACAAGGAGCGCACGGCCGGCTTCGAGTCGTTCTTCCGGGCGGGCCGCCTCGACTTCACCGAGGACGAGCTGCGCCCCGTACTCGACGTCGCCTCCGCCGTTCCGACCGTCGTCGACATCTTCCTGGACCGGGCGGCGGTCATACCCGAGATCGCGGACCGGGCGGCGGCCCTCGTGGCCGACTTCGGCGCCTCGGACACCGCCCTGCTGGACGTGCTCTTCGGCCGGGTGAAGGCCGGAGGGAGGCTGCCGTTCGAACTCGCCCGCTCGATGGAGAGCGTCGTCGCCGGGCACGAGGACGTGCCCGACGACTCCGGAGACCCGCTCTTCCCCTACGGTCACGGCCTCCGGCTCGGCTGA
- a CDS encoding NAD(P)/FAD-dependent oxidoreductase yields the protein MIIDPPPVPGSSDEPAPAPARRPSRRTVIAGAAAVAGAGALTVAAASAESSQATPGASPADWDTCLTIARAILVRDDEDQPLVPRYADILLKNGLPRTRGARKKVLIIGAGPAGLAAAHLLHQAGHQVTVIEANGNRVGGRIKTFRTGGHEKSPAPFADPKQYAEAGAMRIPDSHPLVTGLMDGLGLKRRRFHLVDVDGSGRPAYRTWIYVNGIRVRRADYARSPQALNRSFGVPAAYESVPAAQIVRNAFAPVRKEIEGKKDRELVEGWGRVVQRYGHMSMYRFLTEEAKLDERTVDLVGTVENLTSRLHLAFIHSFIGASLISPDTAFYELPDGTATLADALYARVKDLVRLDRRATRITHGEGQVTVDTVSEGRGGAVVRTETFTGDSAIITVPFSGLRHIPVTPALSYGKRRAITELHYDAATKVLLEFSRRWWEFDEADWKRELEAVQPGLYRKYQLGQTPGDGSLLGAHTSVPRGHVSASQRAHYAACRRVTRDQPEAAGVIGGGSATDNPNRFMFQPSYPVEGSRGGVILASYSWADDALKWDSFDDAERYPRALAGLQEVFGQRVEVFYTGVGRTQSWMRDPYAYGEASVLLPGQHTELFPHVRQPEGSLHFAGCHTSIKPAWIEGALESAVRTALEVHSGS from the coding sequence ATGATCATCGACCCGCCCCCCGTGCCCGGCTCCTCCGACGAGCCCGCCCCGGCGCCCGCTCGCCGGCCCTCCCGCCGTACTGTCATCGCCGGCGCGGCCGCCGTCGCCGGAGCCGGTGCGCTGACGGTCGCCGCCGCTTCCGCCGAGAGCTCGCAGGCCACCCCCGGCGCCTCACCCGCCGACTGGGACACCTGCCTGACCATCGCGCGGGCCATCCTCGTACGGGACGACGAGGACCAGCCGCTGGTGCCGCGCTACGCGGACATCCTCCTGAAGAACGGCCTCCCCAGGACCCGCGGCGCCCGCAAGAAGGTGCTGATCATCGGCGCCGGGCCGGCCGGGCTCGCCGCGGCCCACCTGCTCCACCAGGCCGGCCACCAGGTGACCGTGATCGAGGCCAACGGCAACCGGGTGGGCGGCCGGATCAAGACCTTCCGGACCGGCGGACACGAGAAGTCCCCCGCGCCCTTCGCCGACCCGAAGCAGTACGCCGAGGCCGGCGCCATGCGCATCCCCGACAGCCACCCGCTGGTCACCGGACTGATGGACGGCCTCGGCCTCAAGCGGCGGCGCTTCCACCTGGTCGACGTCGACGGGTCCGGCCGCCCCGCCTACCGCACCTGGATCTACGTCAACGGCATCCGGGTCCGCCGCGCCGACTACGCCCGCAGCCCGCAGGCCCTCAACCGCTCCTTCGGGGTGCCGGCGGCCTACGAGTCCGTGCCCGCCGCGCAGATCGTGCGCAATGCCTTCGCCCCCGTCCGCAAGGAGATCGAGGGCAAGAAGGACAGGGAACTCGTCGAGGGCTGGGGCCGGGTCGTCCAGCGCTACGGCCACATGTCGATGTACCGCTTCCTGACCGAGGAGGCCAAGCTCGACGAGCGGACCGTCGACCTCGTCGGAACCGTCGAGAACCTCACCTCCCGCCTGCACCTCGCCTTCATCCACAGCTTCATCGGGGCCTCGCTGATCAGCCCCGACACCGCCTTCTACGAACTGCCCGACGGCACGGCCACCCTGGCCGACGCGCTCTACGCCCGCGTCAAGGACCTGGTCCGGCTCGACCGCCGCGCCACCCGGATCACGCACGGCGAGGGCCAGGTCACCGTCGACACCGTCTCGGAGGGCCGCGGCGGCGCCGTCGTGCGGACCGAGACCTTCACCGGCGACAGCGCGATCATCACCGTCCCCTTCTCCGGACTGCGCCACATCCCGGTCACCCCCGCGCTCTCCTACGGCAAGCGGCGCGCGATCACCGAACTGCACTACGACGCCGCCACCAAGGTGCTGCTGGAATTCAGCCGCCGCTGGTGGGAGTTCGACGAGGCCGACTGGAAGCGCGAGCTGGAAGCCGTACAGCCCGGCCTGTACCGGAAGTACCAGCTCGGGCAGACCCCGGGCGACGGCTCCCTGCTCGGCGCCCACACCTCCGTGCCCAGGGGCCACGTCTCCGCCTCCCAGCGCGCCCACTACGCCGCCTGCCGCCGCGTCACCCGAGACCAGCCCGAGGCGGCCGGGGTCATCGGAGGCGGTTCGGCGACCGACAACCCCAACCGCTTCATGTTCCAGCCCTCCTACCCCGTCGAGGGCAGCCGGGGCGGGGTGATCCTCGCCTCCTACAGCTGGGCGGACGACGCCCTGAAGTGGGACTCCTTCGACGACGCGGAGCGCTACCCCCGCGCGCTCGCCGGACTCCAGGAGGTGTTCGGGCAGCGCGTCGAGGTGTTCTACACCGGGGTCGGACGCACCCAGTCCTGGATGCGCGACCCGTACGCCTACGGAGAGGCCTCCGTGCTGCTGCCCGGCCAGCACACCGAGCTCTTCCCGCACGTCCGCCAGCCCGAGGGGAGCCTGCACTTCGCCGGCTGCCACACCTCGATCAAGCCGGCCTGGATCGAAGGGGCCCTGGAATCAGCGGTGCGGACCGCACTGGAGGTCCACTCCGGCTCGTAG
- a CDS encoding DUF5990 family protein, producing MSSLSLRVTGRDLPGLTCGPHQHVHVGVQRGREPEGLAPGDAAEAVWEFTVTRTTAPDGTLDFRGPHVQGRRGARFFYLTWGELPPGGPFGMFRRIKVFFDDLPAPVLELGSASGSLGLTDSCGMPLCGAVRPPVITWSPAA from the coding sequence ATGTCCTCCCTCTCCCTCCGCGTCACCGGCCGGGATCTGCCCGGGCTCACGTGCGGACCCCACCAGCACGTACATGTCGGCGTCCAGCGGGGACGCGAGCCGGAAGGTCTTGCTCCGGGAGACGCGGCGGAGGCCGTCTGGGAGTTCACCGTCACGAGGACCACCGCACCGGACGGGACCCTCGATTTCCGCGGACCCCATGTCCAGGGCCGCCGCGGAGCCCGGTTCTTCTACCTCACCTGGGGCGAACTGCCGCCCGGCGGGCCCTTCGGGATGTTCCGCCGGATCAAGGTGTTCTTCGACGACCTCCCCGCACCGGTCCTGGAGCTGGGCAGCGCCTCCGGGAGCCTCGGCCTGACCGACTCCTGCGGCATGCCGCTCTGCGGCGCGGTGCGCCCGCCGGTGATCACCTGGAGCCCCGCGGCCTGA
- a CDS encoding zinc ribbon domain-containing protein YjdM, whose protein sequence is MTENSLPPCPECSGAYAYEMGALLVCPECGHEWQPAASDVSGEASGERVVKDSVGNVLADGDTVTVVKGLKVKGSASGIKAGTKVRNIRLVDGVDGHDIDCKIEGFGAMQLKSSVVRKV, encoded by the coding sequence GTGACTGAGAACTCCTTGCCGCCCTGTCCTGAATGCTCCGGTGCCTACGCCTACGAGATGGGCGCCCTCCTCGTCTGCCCCGAGTGCGGACACGAGTGGCAGCCCGCCGCCTCCGACGTGTCCGGCGAAGCCTCCGGAGAGAGGGTGGTCAAGGACTCGGTCGGCAACGTGCTCGCCGACGGCGACACCGTGACGGTCGTCAAGGGTCTGAAGGTCAAGGGCAGCGCGAGCGGCATCAAGGCGGGCACCAAGGTGCGCAACATCCGCCTGGTCGACGGGGTCGACGGCCACGACATCGACTGCAAGATCGAGGGCTTCGGCGCCATGCAACTCAAGTCCAGCGTGGTCCGGAAGGTCTGA
- a CDS encoding PaaX family transcriptional regulator C-terminal domain-containing protein, whose protein sequence is MADSPIRPSSLINTVYGAFLRRLGGWISVADLITLMSELDVDGPAARSAISRLKKKGVLEPERRGATGYRLSQAAQPVFHEGDRRIFGSLEPAKLSDGWAMAVFSVPESERSYRYQLRTRLTWLGFGNIAPGVWLAPGRLLGDARDMLVRRGLSEYVHLFAADYAAFSDLPETVSSWWDFPAIQEQYATFSRAYAPVAAELAQRRDLDGGEAFRHYVPMLTQWRRLPYLDPGLPAELLPADWNAVAARQTFQQLHDVLATPSLLHVQRVAGLAEGAPEA, encoded by the coding sequence ATGGCGGACAGTCCCATTCGGCCCAGCTCCCTGATCAACACGGTGTACGGGGCGTTCCTGCGCCGCCTCGGCGGGTGGATCTCCGTCGCCGACCTGATCACCCTGATGTCCGAACTGGACGTCGACGGCCCGGCGGCGCGCTCGGCGATCTCCCGGCTCAAGAAGAAGGGCGTACTCGAACCGGAGCGCCGCGGCGCCACGGGCTACCGGCTCAGTCAGGCCGCGCAGCCCGTCTTCCACGAGGGCGACCGGCGGATCTTCGGCAGCCTGGAGCCGGCGAAGCTCAGTGACGGCTGGGCGATGGCCGTCTTCTCCGTACCGGAGTCCGAGCGCTCGTACCGCTACCAGCTGCGCACCCGGCTGACCTGGCTGGGATTCGGGAACATCGCCCCGGGTGTGTGGCTGGCACCCGGCAGGCTCCTGGGCGACGCCCGCGACATGCTCGTCCGGCGCGGGCTCAGCGAGTACGTGCACCTGTTCGCCGCGGACTACGCGGCCTTCAGCGACCTGCCCGAAACGGTCAGCTCGTGGTGGGACTTCCCGGCGATCCAGGAGCAGTACGCCACCTTCAGCCGGGCGTACGCACCCGTCGCCGCGGAACTCGCGCAGCGGCGCGACCTCGACGGCGGCGAGGCGTTCCGCCACTACGTGCCCATGCTCACCCAGTGGCGCCGACTGCCCTACCTCGACCCCGGCCTGCCCGCCGAGCTGCTCCCGGCCGACTGGAACGCGGTCGCCGCCCGCCAGACGTTCCAGCAGCTGCACGACGTACTCGCGACGCCGAGCCTGCTGCACGTCCAGCGGGTCGCCGGGCTGGCCGAGGGCGCACCGGAGGCGTAG
- a CDS encoding HD family hydrolase, translated as MTDEDLPLLAASVRQPEGTPDRLRRQIEFVIEVDRLKNVFRQSPLLAADRKENDAEHSWHLALMTLVLAEHADEPVDTSKVLALVLVHDLVEIYAGDTFLYDTVGAADQEAREQRAADKLFALLPADQQEHFRALWDEFEARLTPEARFAKAMDRLQPLLLNYGNQGGTWRTPGVTEDVVLARKSVIKDASADLWDYAQSLIRTGADRGWVPRDHTGA; from the coding sequence ATGACCGACGAAGACCTCCCCCTCCTCGCCGCATCCGTCCGCCAGCCCGAGGGCACCCCAGACCGGCTGCGCCGGCAGATCGAGTTCGTCATCGAGGTGGACCGGCTCAAGAACGTCTTCCGGCAGAGCCCGCTGCTGGCCGCGGACCGCAAGGAGAACGACGCCGAGCACTCGTGGCACCTGGCACTGATGACCCTGGTGCTCGCGGAGCACGCGGACGAACCCGTCGACACCAGCAAGGTCCTCGCCCTGGTCCTCGTACACGACCTGGTGGAGATCTACGCGGGGGACACCTTCCTCTACGACACCGTGGGCGCCGCCGATCAGGAGGCGAGGGAACAGCGCGCCGCGGACAAGCTCTTCGCGCTGCTCCCCGCCGACCAGCAGGAGCACTTCCGGGCCCTGTGGGACGAGTTCGAGGCGCGCCTCACCCCGGAGGCCCGCTTCGCCAAGGCCATGGACCGGCTCCAGCCGCTGCTGCTCAACTACGGTAACCAGGGCGGCACATGGCGCACCCCGGGGGTCACCGAGGACGTGGTGCTCGCCCGCAAGTCCGTGATCAAGGACGCCTCCGCGGACCTCTGGGACTACGCCCAGAGCCTGATCCGCACCGGCGCGGACCGGGGCTGGGTACCCCGTGACCACACCGGCGCCTGA
- a CDS encoding NAD-binding lipoprotein — MAGQHRTTLRLRLRYWFDHLVAGGTTALIGWLALACLAVVVPASTVLVWADRTAPNTLSGRLTAVWVSVGQTLKIGGAVGPPLYVLASVALALVALLFVSVLVSLITTGINRRIMALRLGHSTVVERRHTVVLGWSDQVFPVIGELVAAHANQRRSAVAVLAPMDKVAMEEEISTHVTDTGRTRIVCRTGRTTDPVELARVSPQTAKAVLVLPPGGETGDAHVVKTLLALDAAVPGAAGTVVVVAAVRDARNHATARLAAGPGGHVLCVDDIVARLLVQTARQPGLSLVYQELLDFEGDEFYTAAAGALAGRTFGEALLSFATSSVVGLLRADGGVALNPDPGTAIGASDRIIVISQDDDTAVPADAASYVDEDAIVTAVPRTPVPERLLLLGWNRRAPLILEQLDEYVSPGTTLDVVAHGDEATAHTAREVAAGRRRLEVAFHSGDITDPQVLKKLDVPSYDSVVVIGETGRTATETGAAAALPAPPTEAAAETEADDRTLVTLLHLRAIGQAAHRELTLTTEMSDDGNRLLAPARDGADFIVSGRLISLLMTQISESHYLAAVFEELFRAEGHELYLKPVTDYVRAGTEVTFATVVASARRRRACAVGYRLRAEAATGPAYGVRINPDKRQRIRFAEGDWLIVLAES; from the coding sequence ATGGCGGGGCAGCACAGGACGACCCTCCGGCTGCGCCTGCGGTACTGGTTCGACCATCTGGTGGCCGGGGGCACCACCGCGCTGATCGGCTGGCTGGCGCTGGCCTGCCTCGCCGTCGTCGTCCCGGCGAGCACGGTCCTCGTCTGGGCCGACCGCACGGCCCCGAACACCCTGTCCGGCCGACTCACGGCGGTGTGGGTCAGCGTCGGCCAGACGCTCAAGATCGGGGGCGCGGTCGGGCCGCCCCTGTACGTCCTCGCCTCCGTGGCCCTCGCCCTGGTCGCCCTGCTGTTCGTGTCGGTGCTGGTCAGCCTGATCACCACCGGCATCAACCGGCGCATCATGGCCCTCCGCCTCGGCCACTCCACTGTGGTGGAGCGGCGGCACACCGTCGTCCTGGGATGGTCCGACCAGGTCTTCCCCGTGATCGGGGAGCTGGTCGCCGCCCATGCCAACCAGCGCCGGTCGGCCGTCGCCGTCCTCGCGCCGATGGACAAGGTGGCGATGGAGGAGGAGATCTCCACCCACGTCACCGACACCGGCAGGACCCGGATCGTCTGCCGTACCGGCCGCACCACCGACCCCGTGGAGCTGGCCCGGGTGAGTCCGCAGACCGCGAAGGCGGTACTCGTCCTGCCTCCCGGCGGGGAGACCGGTGACGCCCACGTGGTGAAGACCCTCCTCGCCCTCGACGCGGCCGTCCCCGGGGCCGCCGGGACGGTGGTGGTGGTCGCCGCCGTCCGCGACGCCCGCAACCACGCCACCGCGCGGCTGGCGGCCGGACCGGGAGGACACGTGCTGTGCGTCGACGACATCGTCGCCCGGCTCCTCGTGCAGACCGCCCGCCAGCCCGGCCTCTCGCTGGTGTACCAGGAACTGCTGGACTTCGAAGGGGACGAGTTCTACACCGCCGCCGCCGGGGCTCTCGCGGGGCGGACCTTCGGTGAGGCCCTGCTGTCCTTCGCCACCTCCTCGGTGGTCGGCCTGCTGCGCGCCGACGGAGGCGTCGCCCTCAACCCGGACCCCGGTACGGCCATCGGCGCGAGCGACCGGATCATCGTCATCTCGCAGGACGACGACACGGCCGTACCGGCGGACGCCGCCTCCTACGTCGACGAGGACGCGATCGTCACGGCCGTCCCCCGGACCCCCGTCCCCGAACGCCTGCTCCTCCTCGGCTGGAACCGCCGCGCCCCGCTCATCCTGGAACAGCTCGACGAGTACGTGAGCCCCGGAACCACCCTGGACGTCGTGGCCCACGGCGACGAGGCGACGGCGCACACCGCCCGCGAGGTCGCGGCGGGCCGACGGCGGCTCGAAGTGGCCTTCCACAGCGGGGACATCACCGATCCCCAGGTGCTGAAGAAGCTGGACGTGCCCTCGTACGACAGTGTCGTCGTCATCGGCGAGACGGGCCGCACGGCTACGGAGACGGGCGCGGCCGCGGCGCTCCCCGCCCCGCCGACGGAGGCGGCAGCGGAGACGGAGGCCGACGACAGGACGCTGGTCACGCTGCTGCACCTGCGGGCGATCGGGCAGGCCGCGCACCGGGAACTCACGCTCACCACCGAGATGTCCGACGACGGCAACCGGCTGCTCGCGCCCGCTCGGGACGGCGCCGACTTCATCGTCAGCGGGCGGCTGATCAGTCTCCTGATGACGCAGATCTCGGAGAGCCACTACCTCGCCGCCGTCTTCGAGGAGCTGTTCAGGGCTGAGGGGCACGAGCTGTACCTGAAGCCGGTCACGGACTACGTCCGGGCCGGGACCGAGGTCACCTTCGCCACCGTCGTCGCCTCGGCCCGGCGCCGCCGCGCCTGCGCCGTCGGCTACCGGTTGCGGGCGGAGGCCGCCACGGGCCCCGCGTACGGTGTGCGGATCAATCCCGACAAGCGGCAGCGGATTCGTTTCGCCGAGGGGGACTGGCTGATCGTGCTCGCCGAGAGCTGA
- a CDS encoding ABC transporter substrate-binding protein, which produces MAGRIRPVGLIAVTTGLLLTTACGGASLGTGDGDKQNGPVKIGLLVPQSGTYKALGDDMKQGFELYVAQHGGKLGGRDVEIVVADEGETADSGKAAAEKLVKQDRVLAVSGVVSSATINGVKDLFETSKVPLVGSNASPTTLTGTEYIWRTSYVNDEPGKALGKHVAEKAGGPVFVIAAGYQAGEDEVEGFKSTFLPAGGKIAGEEVYTPFPGTKNFQPYLAQIEKSGAKAVFCFYAGGAAVDFVKQYRDFGLAGKIPLYAPGFLTEGGVLKGQGEAAEGILTALNYGADLDNAANKQFAPAYTTAYGAAPTTYAMASWDAAQVLDKAIKAAGGTVTPETVNAAIAGVGEIDSPRGTWKFNAGGTPVQPWYLREVKRGANTVSSELGRLGG; this is translated from the coding sequence ATGGCAGGTCGGATTCGTCCCGTTGGTCTGATCGCCGTCACGACGGGCCTCTTGCTGACCACCGCGTGCGGTGGTGCCAGCCTCGGGACCGGCGACGGCGACAAGCAGAACGGGCCCGTGAAGATCGGGCTCCTCGTCCCGCAGTCCGGGACCTACAAGGCGCTCGGCGACGACATGAAGCAGGGCTTCGAGCTCTACGTCGCGCAGCACGGCGGCAAGCTCGGCGGCCGTGACGTGGAGATCGTGGTCGCGGACGAGGGGGAGACGGCCGACTCCGGCAAGGCGGCGGCGGAGAAACTCGTCAAACAGGACCGGGTACTGGCGGTGAGCGGCGTGGTGAGCTCGGCCACCATCAACGGGGTCAAGGACCTGTTCGAGACCAGCAAGGTCCCCCTCGTCGGCTCCAACGCCTCACCGACGACCCTGACCGGTACCGAGTACATCTGGCGCACCTCGTACGTCAACGACGAGCCGGGCAAGGCGCTGGGCAAGCACGTGGCCGAGAAGGCCGGCGGTCCGGTCTTCGTGATCGCCGCGGGCTACCAGGCGGGCGAGGACGAGGTGGAGGGCTTCAAGTCCACCTTCCTCCCCGCCGGCGGAAAGATCGCGGGGGAGGAGGTCTACACGCCGTTCCCCGGAACGAAGAACTTCCAGCCCTACCTCGCGCAGATCGAGAAGTCCGGCGCGAAGGCCGTCTTCTGCTTCTACGCGGGCGGCGCCGCCGTCGACTTCGTCAAGCAGTACCGCGACTTCGGCCTCGCCGGCAAGATCCCGCTCTACGCGCCGGGCTTCCTCACCGAAGGCGGCGTGCTCAAGGGCCAGGGCGAGGCGGCCGAAGGCATCCTCACCGCGCTCAACTACGGCGCGGACCTGGACAACGCCGCCAACAAGCAGTTCGCACCGGCATACACCACCGCCTACGGCGCCGCCCCGACCACCTACGCGATGGCGTCATGGGACGCCGCGCAGGTCCTCGACAAGGCGATCAAGGCGGCGGGCGGCACGGTGACCCCCGAGACGGTCAACGCGGCCATCGCCGGGGTGGGCGAGATCGACAGCCCGCGCGGCACCTGGAAGTTCAACGCCGGCGGTACGCCCGTCCAGCCC